The Garra rufa chromosome 23, GarRuf1.0, whole genome shotgun sequence genome includes a region encoding these proteins:
- the sprn2 gene encoding shadow of prion protein 2, whose translation MGNQKFLIIWVWMLLLASLYPRAHCKRGGGFGGRGKGVGLPARAPPSHSKGRQGLKLAGAAAAGALGGAAIGYGLGSLGRPRYGYGSEDDRRYYPDGPGYNGSDWRYHRNTGSSEHVASILITLGTVAHVFMWG comes from the coding sequence ATGGGTAATCAGAAGTTCCTGATCATTTGGGTGTGGATGTTACTCTTGGCGTCGTTGTATCCTCGGGCCCACTGCAAGCGCGGAGGAGGTTTTGGTGGCAGAGGCAAGGGAGTGGGTCTGCCAGCTCGAGCACCTCCTTCCCACAGTAAAGGCAGGCAGGGCCTGAAGCTGGCAGGTGCTGCAGCCGCAGGGGCTCTCGGTGGAGCGGCCATCGGCTATGGGCTGGGCTCTCTGGGCAGACCGAGGTATGGCTACGGCTCAGAGGACGACAGACGCTATTACCCTGATGGACCAGGATACAATGGCTCGGACTGGCGGTATCACAGGAACACAGGCAGCTCAGAGCACGTGGCCAGCATCCTCATAACACTTGGAACAGTCGCACATGTCTTTATGTGGGGATGA
- the prnpb gene encoding prion protein b, with translation MGQLCKLTLFALVLMAVLHNSLGGKAFGGKRTTPKKSPDKPSQGTKTQPNYPRQPSYPSAGSNPGYPNQHYPGKGGSSPGAGSYPAGGSYPSAGGYPNQGRGGVNPGGYPNQNPAGGGYPNQYPGRSGYSPGGYPVGGSYPVRTAGQPGGYPGGHPGGYPGGHPGGYPGGHPGGQPSIGGGYPNWNPNNKILSPRYGGSYGGGGFGVGGSPFSNTVKSMGYGPSPKSQGFAKKAMLAAGVGAMAGMAVGYGIGNFQRPNFQFRNPQEERQYNHYMYERQDTRSKAKNNIGGPNTSKDLTHQRNDPKEPSQAQSYEQYMNTCMKRKDLLKEQDVTDSADHKNIQIDEPLTDAAMNLDNLSGLEKNNTTTPTMVNDHPKAAAILEEDDDTVSIIQIGYPALIEQMKARKCVELYLVYSESFAEKQKEDKKDNKGRKDYSPSNNHNGHCVSGVLLLLTTFFMLLSST, from the coding sequence ATGGGGCAGTTATGCAAACTTACACTGTTCGCTTTGGTTCTGATGGCAGTGCTACACAATTCATTAGGAGGAAAGGCATTTGGGGGAAAGAGGACCACTCCCAAGAAGTCACCCGATAAGCCATCACAGGGGACCAAGACCCAACCTAACTATCCCAGGCAACCCTCCTATCCTTCTGCAGGAAGTAACCCAGGCTACCCTAATCAGCACTATCCTGGTAAGGGTGGCTCCAGTCCTGGAGCAGGTAGCTATCCCGCTGGTGGCAGCTATCCTTCGGCTGGTGGTTATCCCAATCAGGGAAGAGGCGGTGTTAACCCTGGAGGATATCCCAACCAGAATCCTGCAGGAGGGGGTTACCCTAACCAGTATCCGGGTAGAAGTGGGTACAGCCCTGGTGGGTACCCAGTAGGTGGATCTTACCCAGTAAGAACTGCAGGACAGCCTGGAGGATACCCAGGAGGACATCCTGGAGGATACCCAGGAGGACATCCTGGAGGATACCCAGGAGGACATCCAGGAGGACAACCTTCCATTGGAGGGGGATATCCCAACTGGAACCCCAACAATAAGATTCTCAGTCCACGCTACGGAGGCTCGTATGGAGGTGGTGGGTTTGGCGTGGGTGGCTCCCCATTCTCAAATACAGTGAAAAGCATGGGCTATGGTCCTTCTCCTAAATCCCAAGGCTTCGCAAAAAAGGCAATGCTAGCTGCAGGCGTTGGTGCAATGGCAGGAATGGCTGTAGGCTATGGAATCGGAAACTTTCAACGCCCCAACTTCCAATTCCGTAACCCTCAGGAGGAACGCCAATACAACCACTATATGTATGAACGTCAGGACACTCGTTCTAAAGCCAAAAATAACATAGGCGGACCTAACACATCAAAGGACCTAACACATCAAAGAAATGATCCCAAGGAACCATCTCAGGCTCAGTCATATGAGCAATACATGAACACATGCATGAAGCGAAAGGATCTTCTGAAAGAGCAGGACGTGACAGATTCTGCAGATCACAAGAACATTCAAATAGATGAGCCACTGACTGATGCAGCTATGAATTTAGACAACCTAAGTGGGCTGGAGAAAAACAACACCACAACCCCTACGATGGTCAATGATCATCCAAAGGCTGCTGCGATTCTTGAAGAAGATGATGACACAGTAAGTATCATACAGATTGGTTATCCAGCTCTCATTGAGCAGATGAAAGCTCGGAAGTGTGTTGAGCTGTACTTGGTTTACTCCGAGAGCTTCGCGGAGAAGCAGAAGGAAGATAAGAAGGACAATAAGGGAAGAAAAGATTACAGTCCTTCCAATAACCACAATGGCCACTGTGTCTCTGGAGTGCTTCTGTTGCTCACTACTTTCTTTATGCTTCTTAGTAGCACTTAG